In Apium graveolens cultivar Ventura chromosome 10, ASM990537v1, whole genome shotgun sequence, the following are encoded in one genomic region:
- the LOC141691755 gene encoding CENP-B homolog protein 2-like: MTDEARKTLCEYKRENSSCTQKDLQLWLENKFHLKVSQGTISNTLKRSADYLAANYLEKRKDIKRHKPAKYPDMEKVLYEWFLQYQDRVNMTGELILEKAKETMKILYPQQDQEHTFSQGWLEKFKLRHGIKSFRRFGESGSVDVQDMEKKLESISEKINQFPMKDVFNMDETGLFYRLQADHSLVTKQLEGRKQDKERLTVVICCNEDGSEKIPLWIIGKYAKPRCFKNVNMGSLNCHYRANKKAWMTNVLFDEYIRWFDSQMQGRRILFVVDNCPAHPKNIEGLQNVELYFLPPNMTSKIQPCDAGIIRAFKMHYRRRFYRGLLEGYELGQSDPGKINVLDGINYAVATWTTNVKQESIARCFQHCKIRSIDEVSSNLNEHTTPEEYIHELEVMIKDLGYRNKMDVNNFLDYPGENESCSEVQSIEEIANTILENSVEDDLEDDTTPLELVTRKEALKASKMLNNFLMQHESTTPELLDAIRKIRDELHLYNNKCTYALLPPSQPFVYKCDSDDEAEVTENHRTNEESNEQVNHENESSSHELEFDSTNSGGEREENSGSNDSYEEDAENTSQQTHTRKWDKSHTRETIIRDPTAGMRTRSTTANECLHACFLSQVEPKKTEKALLDPGWISATQEELN; this comes from the exons ATGACGGATGAAGCAAGAAAAACATTATGTGAATATAAAAGAGAAAATTCATCATGCACTCAAAAAGATCTCCAGTTGTGGCTCGAGAATAAGTTTCATCTAAAAGTTAGTCAAGGTACAATATCAAATACACTGAAAAGGTCAGCAGACTATCTTGCAGCTAATTACTTGGAGAAAAGAAAAGATATTAAGCGACATAAACCAGCAAAATATCCAGATATGGAGAAGGTTCTCTATGAATGGTTTCTCCAGTACCAAGATCGTGTTAATATGACAGGAGAGCTAATTTTAGAGAAGGCAAAAGAGACCATGAAAATTTTATACCCACAACAAGATCAGGAGCACACTTTTTCTCAAGGTTGGCTTGAGAAATTCAAGTTAAGACATGGTATTAAGTCATTTCGTCGCTTTGGAGAAAGTGGTTCTGTTGATGTACAGGACATGGAGAAGAAACTGGAGTCCATAAGTGAAAAAATAAACCAGTTCCCTATGAAAGATGTTTTTAACATGGACGAAACTGGTTTGTTTTACAGGTTACAAGCTGATCACTCTCTTGTTACGAAACAACTTGAAGGAAGAAAACAAGACAAAGAAAGGCTCACGGTTGTTATATGTTGCAATGAAGATGGCTCTGAAAAAATTCCTTTATGGATTATTGGAAAGTATGCAAAGCCACGGTGCTTCAAGAATGTTAACATGGGCAGCTTGAATTGTCATTATCGTGCAAACAAAAAAGCTTGGATGACTAATGTACTTTTTGATGAATACATTCGTTGGTTTGATAGCCAAATGCAAGGCAGAAGAATTTTGTTTGTGGTAGATAACTGTCCAGCACATCcaaaaaatattgaaggactacaaAATGTTGAGTTGTACTTCTTGCCACCTAACATGACATCAAAAATCCAACCTTGTGATGCAGGAATTATAAGAGCTTTCAAGATGCACTATCGCAGGAGATTTTATCGTGGGTTATTAGAAGGTTATGAGTTGGGACAATCTGATCCAGGAAAGATTAATGTTTTGGATGGTATCAATTATGCAGTCGCGACGTGGACGACAAATGTAAAACAAGAGTCAATAGCAAGGTGCTTTCAACATTGCAAAATTCGTTCCATAGATGAAGTTTCGAGCAATTTAAATGAACATACAACTCCGGAAGAATACATTCATGAACTTGAGGTGATGATTAAGGATCTAGGTTATCGTAATAAAATGGATGTTAATAACTTCTTAGATTATCCGggtgaaaatgaatcatgttccGAGGTCCAGAGTATAGAAGAGATTGCAAACACCATCCTTGAAAATAGTGTTGAAGATGATCTTGAAGACGATACAACGCCGTTGGAGCTGGTTACACGTAAAGAAGCACTCAAGGCATCAAAAATGCTTAATAACTTTTTGATGCAACATGAAAGCACCACACCCGAACTTTTGGATGCAATAAGGAAGATTAGGGATGAGCTtcat ttaTATAATAACAAATGTACTTATGCATTACTCCCTCCGTCTCAACCATTTGTATACAAATG tgattctgatgatgaagcgGAAGTCACTGAAAATCACAGAACAAATGAAGAGTCAAATGAACAAGTAAATCATGAGAATGAAAGCTCATCTCATGAActtgaatttgatagcacaaactcagggggagaaagagaagaaaattCTGGTAGTAATGACAGTTATGAAGAAGATGCAgaaaacacaagtcaacaaactcacacaaggaagtgggataaaAGTCACACTAGAGAAACAATTATTAGAGATCCAACCGCTGGAATGAGGACTAGAAGTacaactgcaaatgaatgcctTCATGCCTGTTTTTtgtcacaagttgagccaaagaaaactgagaaAGCCCTTCTTGATCCTGGTTGGATATCTGCTACGCAAGAAGAGTTAAATTag